The following proteins come from a genomic window of Nicotiana tomentosiformis chromosome 12, ASM39032v3, whole genome shotgun sequence:
- the LOC138903587 gene encoding cis-abienol synthase, chloroplastic-like produces MVEEIAAKAETKQGRCVKDHLINLWIDMLKCMLVELDLWKIKSTTPSIEEYLSVACVTIGVPCFVLTSLYLLGPKLSKDVIESSEVSALCNCTAAVARLINDIHSYKREQAESSTNMVSILITQSQGTISEEEAIRQIKEMMESKRRELLGMVLQNKESQLPQVCKDLFWTTINAAYSIHTHGDGYRFPEEFKNHINDVIYKPLNQYSP; encoded by the exons ATGGTAGAGGAAATTGCGGCAAAGGCGGAAACTAAGCAAGGTCGATGTGTCAAAGATCACCTTATTAACTTG TGGATTGATATGTTGAAGTGTATGCTGGTGGAATTGGACCTTTGGAAAATTAAATCAACTACCCCAAGCATAGAGGAGTACTTGTCTGTTGCATGTGTAACTATTGGTGTTCCATGTTTTGTTCTCACATCACTATATCTTCTTGGACCAAAACTGTCCAAGGATGTCATAGAAAGTTCTGAGGTCAGTGCCTTATGCAATTGTACAGCTGCTGTGGCCCGATTGATTAATGATATACACAGTTACAAG AGAGAACAAGCAGAAAGTTCAACAAATATGGTATCAATATTAATAACACAAAGTCAGGGAACTATCTCTGAAGAAGAGGCTATAAGACAGATAAAGGAAATGATGGAAAGTAAGAGAAGAGAGTTGCTAGGGATGGTTCTACAAAATAAAGAAAGCCAATTGCCACAAGTGTGCAAGGATCTTTTTTGGACGACAATCAACGCAGCTTATTCTATACATACACATGGCGATGGGTATCGCTTCCCAGAGGAATTCAAGAACCATATCAACGATGTAATTTACAAACCACTCAATCAATATTCCCCATAA